Proteins found in one Epinephelus fuscoguttatus linkage group LG4, E.fuscoguttatus.final_Chr_v1 genomic segment:
- the LOC125887344 gene encoding S-adenosylhomocysteine hydrolase-like protein 1 isoform X1, translated as MAEERDQTRASWEELPLPDEFPDPHMEGEAVLDGEAEERSTKQLVKCSPKLLQMLKAAESRKTPQGQDKDEAEESGTGGLVSEALKTDMQIQFNEQKQEFNKRPANTGRRSLSRSISQSSTDSFSSVCSDSSEDEHSPRDKSQRTSKGFSDFCIKNIKKAEFGRREIEIAQQEMPALMALRKRAAGEKPLAGAKVAGCTHITAQTAVLIETLSALGAKCRWAACNIFSTQNAVAAALAEGGTSVFAWRGESEDDFWWCIDRCVCSESWQPNMILDDGGDLTHWIYKKYPSLFKRIKGIVEESVTGIFRLYQLSKAGKLSVPAMNVNDSVTKQKFDNLYCCKESILDGLKRTTDVMFGGKQVAVCGYGEVGKGCCAALKALGAVVYVTEVDPICALQACMDGFRVIKLSEVVRQVDMVITCTGNKNVVGREHLERTKNGCIVCNMGHSSTEIDLTSLRTADMRWERVRPQVDHVIWPDGKRIVLLAEGRLLNLSCSTVPSFVLSITATTQALALIELYSAPEGRYKQDVYLLPKKMDEYVASLHLQSFDAHLTELNEDQAKYLGISKHGPFKPSYYRY; from the exons ATGGCAGAGGAAAGAGACCAGACAAGAGCCTCCTGGGAGGAACTGCCGCTACCTGATGAATTTCCTGATCCACACATGGAGGGCGAAGCTGTGCTGgatggagaggcagaggagagaagCACCAAACAGCTAGTAAAATGCAGCCCGAAGCTTCTGCAGATGCTAAAGGCCGCAGAGAGCAGGAAGACACCTCAGGGTCAGGACAAAGACGAGGCAGAGGAGTCTGGGACAGGAGGGCTGGTGTCTGAGGCTCTGAAGACTGACATG CAAATACAGTTCAATGAACAAAAGCAAGAATTCAACAAGCGTCCTGCCAACACTGGTCGTCGCTCTCTGTCTCGTTCCATCTCACAGTCATCTACTGATAGCTTCAGTTCAG TGTGCAGTGACAGCTCCGAGGATGAGCACTCTCCCAGAGACAAGTCTCAGAGGACCTCCAAAGGCTTCTCTGACTTCTGcatcaaaaacatcaaaaaggcTGAATTTGGACGCAGAGAAATAGAAATCGCACAGCAAG AAATGCCCGCACTGATGGCCCTGAGGAAACGAGCAGCTGGGGAGAAACCTCTGGCTGGAGCCAAAGTGGCAGGCTGCACACACATCACTGCACAGACAGCG GTGTTGATTGAGACTCTGTCTGCTTTGGGGGCTAAGTGTCGCTGGGCAGCCTGCAACATCTTCTCCACTCAGAACGCTGTGGCTGCTGCTCTGGCTGAAGGAG GCACCTCCGTGTTTGCATGGAGAGGAGAGTCAGAGGACGACTTCTGGTGGTGTATCGACCGATGCGTCTGTTCTGAATCCTGGCAGCCCAACATG ATTCTAGATGACGGAGGCGACCTGACCCACTGGATCTATAAGAAGTACCCGAGCTTGTTCAAGAGGATCAAAGGCATCGTGGAGGAGAGCGTCACAGGCATCTTCCG GCTGTACCAGCTGTCAAAGGCAGGCAAACTGAGTGTGCCGGCCATGAACGTTAATGACTCAGTGACCAAGCAGAAgtttgacaacctttactgctGCAAGGAGTCAATACTGGATGG GTTGAAGAGAACCACTGACGTCATGTTTGGAGGAAAACAGGTGGCGGTGTGCGGATATGGGGag GTTGGCAAAGGTTGCTGTGCTGCCCTGAAAGCTTTAGGTGCTGTCGTCTATGTCACAGAAGTGGATCCCATTTGTGCCCTTCAGGCCTG CATGGATGGCTTCAGAGTGATTAAACTGAGTGAAGTGGTCAGACAGGTAGACATGGTCATCACCTGCACAG GCAATAAAAACGTGGTGGGGAGGGAACACTTGGAGAGAACCAAGAACGGCTGCATCGTCTGCAACATGGGACACTCCAGCACTGAGATAGATTTG ACGAGTCTGCGGACTGCAGATATGAGGTGGGAGCGTGTGAGGCCTCAGGTGGACCATGTTATCTGGCCTGATGGCAAGAGAATCGTCCTGCTGGCTGAG gGTCGTCTGCTGAATCTGAGCTGCTCCACGGTGCCATCATTTGTCCTCTCCATCACCGCTACAACTCAG GCTCTGGCTCTCATCGAGCTGTACAGCGCTCCAGAAGGTCGATACAAACAGGACGTCTACCTGCTGCCAAAGAAGATGG ATGAATATGTGGCCAGTCTTCACCTGCAGTCGTTTGACGCTCACCTCACAGAGCTGAATGAAGACCAGGCCAAGTACCTGGGCATCAGCAAGCATGGACCCTTCAAACCCAGCTACTACAG GTATTAA
- the LOC125887344 gene encoding S-adenosylhomocysteine hydrolase-like protein 1 isoform X4, translated as MKKVYSLVSMTKAKDEEAVQSICIKQIQFNEQKQEFNKRPANTGRRSLSRSISQSSTDSFSSVCSDSSEDEHSPRDKSQRTSKGFSDFCIKNIKKAEFGRREIEIAQQEMPALMALRKRAAGEKPLAGAKVAGCTHITAQTAVLIETLSALGAKCRWAACNIFSTQNAVAAALAEGGTSVFAWRGESEDDFWWCIDRCVCSESWQPNMILDDGGDLTHWIYKKYPSLFKRIKGIVEESVTGIFRLYQLSKAGKLSVPAMNVNDSVTKQKFDNLYCCKESILDGLKRTTDVMFGGKQVAVCGYGEVGKGCCAALKALGAVVYVTEVDPICALQACMDGFRVIKLSEVVRQVDMVITCTGNKNVVGREHLERTKNGCIVCNMGHSSTEIDLTSLRTADMRWERVRPQVDHVIWPDGKRIVLLAEGRLLNLSCSTVPSFVLSITATTQALALIELYSAPEGRYKQDVYLLPKKMDEYVASLHLQSFDAHLTELNEDQAKYLGISKHGPFKPSYYR; from the exons ATGAAGAAAGTGTACAGTTTAGTGAGCATGACTAAAGCCAAGGACGAGGAGGCAGTGCAGTCCATCTGCATCAAG CAAATACAGTTCAATGAACAAAAGCAAGAATTCAACAAGCGTCCTGCCAACACTGGTCGTCGCTCTCTGTCTCGTTCCATCTCACAGTCATCTACTGATAGCTTCAGTTCAG TGTGCAGTGACAGCTCCGAGGATGAGCACTCTCCCAGAGACAAGTCTCAGAGGACCTCCAAAGGCTTCTCTGACTTCTGcatcaaaaacatcaaaaaggcTGAATTTGGACGCAGAGAAATAGAAATCGCACAGCAAG AAATGCCCGCACTGATGGCCCTGAGGAAACGAGCAGCTGGGGAGAAACCTCTGGCTGGAGCCAAAGTGGCAGGCTGCACACACATCACTGCACAGACAGCG GTGTTGATTGAGACTCTGTCTGCTTTGGGGGCTAAGTGTCGCTGGGCAGCCTGCAACATCTTCTCCACTCAGAACGCTGTGGCTGCTGCTCTGGCTGAAGGAG GCACCTCCGTGTTTGCATGGAGAGGAGAGTCAGAGGACGACTTCTGGTGGTGTATCGACCGATGCGTCTGTTCTGAATCCTGGCAGCCCAACATG ATTCTAGATGACGGAGGCGACCTGACCCACTGGATCTATAAGAAGTACCCGAGCTTGTTCAAGAGGATCAAAGGCATCGTGGAGGAGAGCGTCACAGGCATCTTCCG GCTGTACCAGCTGTCAAAGGCAGGCAAACTGAGTGTGCCGGCCATGAACGTTAATGACTCAGTGACCAAGCAGAAgtttgacaacctttactgctGCAAGGAGTCAATACTGGATGG GTTGAAGAGAACCACTGACGTCATGTTTGGAGGAAAACAGGTGGCGGTGTGCGGATATGGGGag GTTGGCAAAGGTTGCTGTGCTGCCCTGAAAGCTTTAGGTGCTGTCGTCTATGTCACAGAAGTGGATCCCATTTGTGCCCTTCAGGCCTG CATGGATGGCTTCAGAGTGATTAAACTGAGTGAAGTGGTCAGACAGGTAGACATGGTCATCACCTGCACAG GCAATAAAAACGTGGTGGGGAGGGAACACTTGGAGAGAACCAAGAACGGCTGCATCGTCTGCAACATGGGACACTCCAGCACTGAGATAGATTTG ACGAGTCTGCGGACTGCAGATATGAGGTGGGAGCGTGTGAGGCCTCAGGTGGACCATGTTATCTGGCCTGATGGCAAGAGAATCGTCCTGCTGGCTGAG gGTCGTCTGCTGAATCTGAGCTGCTCCACGGTGCCATCATTTGTCCTCTCCATCACCGCTACAACTCAG GCTCTGGCTCTCATCGAGCTGTACAGCGCTCCAGAAGGTCGATACAAACAGGACGTCTACCTGCTGCCAAAGAAGATGG ATGAATATGTGGCCAGTCTTCACCTGCAGTCGTTTGACGCTCACCTCACAGAGCTGAATGAAGACCAGGCCAAGTACCTGGGCATCAGCAAGCATGGACCCTTCAAACCCAGCTACTACAGGTGA
- the LOC125887344 gene encoding S-adenosylhomocysteine hydrolase-like protein 1 isoform X2: MAEERDQTRASWEELPLPDEFPDPHMEGEAVLDGEAEERSTKQLVKCSPKLLQMLKAAESRKTPQGQDKDEAEESGTGGLVSEALKTDMQIQFNEQKQEFNKRPANTGRRSLSRSISQSSTDSFSSVCSDSSEDEHSPRDKSQRTSKGFSDFCIKNIKKAEFGRREIEIAQQEMPALMALRKRAAGEKPLAGAKVAGCTHITAQTAVLIETLSALGAKCRWAACNIFSTQNAVAAALAEGGTSVFAWRGESEDDFWWCIDRCVCSESWQPNMILDDGGDLTHWIYKKYPSLFKRIKGIVEESVTGIFRLYQLSKAGKLSVPAMNVNDSVTKQKFDNLYCCKESILDGLKRTTDVMFGGKQVAVCGYGEVGKGCCAALKALGAVVYVTEVDPICALQACMDGFRVIKLSEVVRQVDMVITCTGNKNVVGREHLERTKNGCIVCNMGHSSTEIDLTSLRTADMRWERVRPQVDHVIWPDGKRIVLLAEGRLLNLSCSTVPSFVLSITATTQALALIELYSAPEGRYKQDVYLLPKKMDEYVASLHLQSFDAHLTELNEDQAKYLGISKHGPFKPSYYR; this comes from the exons ATGGCAGAGGAAAGAGACCAGACAAGAGCCTCCTGGGAGGAACTGCCGCTACCTGATGAATTTCCTGATCCACACATGGAGGGCGAAGCTGTGCTGgatggagaggcagaggagagaagCACCAAACAGCTAGTAAAATGCAGCCCGAAGCTTCTGCAGATGCTAAAGGCCGCAGAGAGCAGGAAGACACCTCAGGGTCAGGACAAAGACGAGGCAGAGGAGTCTGGGACAGGAGGGCTGGTGTCTGAGGCTCTGAAGACTGACATG CAAATACAGTTCAATGAACAAAAGCAAGAATTCAACAAGCGTCCTGCCAACACTGGTCGTCGCTCTCTGTCTCGTTCCATCTCACAGTCATCTACTGATAGCTTCAGTTCAG TGTGCAGTGACAGCTCCGAGGATGAGCACTCTCCCAGAGACAAGTCTCAGAGGACCTCCAAAGGCTTCTCTGACTTCTGcatcaaaaacatcaaaaaggcTGAATTTGGACGCAGAGAAATAGAAATCGCACAGCAAG AAATGCCCGCACTGATGGCCCTGAGGAAACGAGCAGCTGGGGAGAAACCTCTGGCTGGAGCCAAAGTGGCAGGCTGCACACACATCACTGCACAGACAGCG GTGTTGATTGAGACTCTGTCTGCTTTGGGGGCTAAGTGTCGCTGGGCAGCCTGCAACATCTTCTCCACTCAGAACGCTGTGGCTGCTGCTCTGGCTGAAGGAG GCACCTCCGTGTTTGCATGGAGAGGAGAGTCAGAGGACGACTTCTGGTGGTGTATCGACCGATGCGTCTGTTCTGAATCCTGGCAGCCCAACATG ATTCTAGATGACGGAGGCGACCTGACCCACTGGATCTATAAGAAGTACCCGAGCTTGTTCAAGAGGATCAAAGGCATCGTGGAGGAGAGCGTCACAGGCATCTTCCG GCTGTACCAGCTGTCAAAGGCAGGCAAACTGAGTGTGCCGGCCATGAACGTTAATGACTCAGTGACCAAGCAGAAgtttgacaacctttactgctGCAAGGAGTCAATACTGGATGG GTTGAAGAGAACCACTGACGTCATGTTTGGAGGAAAACAGGTGGCGGTGTGCGGATATGGGGag GTTGGCAAAGGTTGCTGTGCTGCCCTGAAAGCTTTAGGTGCTGTCGTCTATGTCACAGAAGTGGATCCCATTTGTGCCCTTCAGGCCTG CATGGATGGCTTCAGAGTGATTAAACTGAGTGAAGTGGTCAGACAGGTAGACATGGTCATCACCTGCACAG GCAATAAAAACGTGGTGGGGAGGGAACACTTGGAGAGAACCAAGAACGGCTGCATCGTCTGCAACATGGGACACTCCAGCACTGAGATAGATTTG ACGAGTCTGCGGACTGCAGATATGAGGTGGGAGCGTGTGAGGCCTCAGGTGGACCATGTTATCTGGCCTGATGGCAAGAGAATCGTCCTGCTGGCTGAG gGTCGTCTGCTGAATCTGAGCTGCTCCACGGTGCCATCATTTGTCCTCTCCATCACCGCTACAACTCAG GCTCTGGCTCTCATCGAGCTGTACAGCGCTCCAGAAGGTCGATACAAACAGGACGTCTACCTGCTGCCAAAGAAGATGG ATGAATATGTGGCCAGTCTTCACCTGCAGTCGTTTGACGCTCACCTCACAGAGCTGAATGAAGACCAGGCCAAGTACCTGGGCATCAGCAAGCATGGACCCTTCAAACCCAGCTACTACAGGTGA
- the LOC125887344 gene encoding S-adenosylhomocysteine hydrolase-like protein 1 isoform X3, with product MKKVYSLVSMTKAKDEEAVQSICIKQIQFNEQKQEFNKRPANTGRRSLSRSISQSSTDSFSSVCSDSSEDEHSPRDKSQRTSKGFSDFCIKNIKKAEFGRREIEIAQQEMPALMALRKRAAGEKPLAGAKVAGCTHITAQTAVLIETLSALGAKCRWAACNIFSTQNAVAAALAEGGTSVFAWRGESEDDFWWCIDRCVCSESWQPNMILDDGGDLTHWIYKKYPSLFKRIKGIVEESVTGIFRLYQLSKAGKLSVPAMNVNDSVTKQKFDNLYCCKESILDGLKRTTDVMFGGKQVAVCGYGEVGKGCCAALKALGAVVYVTEVDPICALQACMDGFRVIKLSEVVRQVDMVITCTGNKNVVGREHLERTKNGCIVCNMGHSSTEIDLTSLRTADMRWERVRPQVDHVIWPDGKRIVLLAEGRLLNLSCSTVPSFVLSITATTQALALIELYSAPEGRYKQDVYLLPKKMDEYVASLHLQSFDAHLTELNEDQAKYLGISKHGPFKPSYYRY from the exons ATGAAGAAAGTGTACAGTTTAGTGAGCATGACTAAAGCCAAGGACGAGGAGGCAGTGCAGTCCATCTGCATCAAG CAAATACAGTTCAATGAACAAAAGCAAGAATTCAACAAGCGTCCTGCCAACACTGGTCGTCGCTCTCTGTCTCGTTCCATCTCACAGTCATCTACTGATAGCTTCAGTTCAG TGTGCAGTGACAGCTCCGAGGATGAGCACTCTCCCAGAGACAAGTCTCAGAGGACCTCCAAAGGCTTCTCTGACTTCTGcatcaaaaacatcaaaaaggcTGAATTTGGACGCAGAGAAATAGAAATCGCACAGCAAG AAATGCCCGCACTGATGGCCCTGAGGAAACGAGCAGCTGGGGAGAAACCTCTGGCTGGAGCCAAAGTGGCAGGCTGCACACACATCACTGCACAGACAGCG GTGTTGATTGAGACTCTGTCTGCTTTGGGGGCTAAGTGTCGCTGGGCAGCCTGCAACATCTTCTCCACTCAGAACGCTGTGGCTGCTGCTCTGGCTGAAGGAG GCACCTCCGTGTTTGCATGGAGAGGAGAGTCAGAGGACGACTTCTGGTGGTGTATCGACCGATGCGTCTGTTCTGAATCCTGGCAGCCCAACATG ATTCTAGATGACGGAGGCGACCTGACCCACTGGATCTATAAGAAGTACCCGAGCTTGTTCAAGAGGATCAAAGGCATCGTGGAGGAGAGCGTCACAGGCATCTTCCG GCTGTACCAGCTGTCAAAGGCAGGCAAACTGAGTGTGCCGGCCATGAACGTTAATGACTCAGTGACCAAGCAGAAgtttgacaacctttactgctGCAAGGAGTCAATACTGGATGG GTTGAAGAGAACCACTGACGTCATGTTTGGAGGAAAACAGGTGGCGGTGTGCGGATATGGGGag GTTGGCAAAGGTTGCTGTGCTGCCCTGAAAGCTTTAGGTGCTGTCGTCTATGTCACAGAAGTGGATCCCATTTGTGCCCTTCAGGCCTG CATGGATGGCTTCAGAGTGATTAAACTGAGTGAAGTGGTCAGACAGGTAGACATGGTCATCACCTGCACAG GCAATAAAAACGTGGTGGGGAGGGAACACTTGGAGAGAACCAAGAACGGCTGCATCGTCTGCAACATGGGACACTCCAGCACTGAGATAGATTTG ACGAGTCTGCGGACTGCAGATATGAGGTGGGAGCGTGTGAGGCCTCAGGTGGACCATGTTATCTGGCCTGATGGCAAGAGAATCGTCCTGCTGGCTGAG gGTCGTCTGCTGAATCTGAGCTGCTCCACGGTGCCATCATTTGTCCTCTCCATCACCGCTACAACTCAG GCTCTGGCTCTCATCGAGCTGTACAGCGCTCCAGAAGGTCGATACAAACAGGACGTCTACCTGCTGCCAAAGAAGATGG ATGAATATGTGGCCAGTCTTCACCTGCAGTCGTTTGACGCTCACCTCACAGAGCTGAATGAAGACCAGGCCAAGTACCTGGGCATCAGCAAGCATGGACCCTTCAAACCCAGCTACTACAG GTATTAA